One stretch of Eggerthella lenta DSM 2243 DNA includes these proteins:
- a CDS encoding HAMP domain-containing sensor histidine kinase: MKRLSLQWRITIMTALLTCAACMLTNCLVGYTGMRYMDAIGSGISALSTADEDTPQAFDPTNVALDDEVTVVVNNAQESFGATAWCITAGVTLLGGVLAYFVSGRALKPLRAFAAQVERVQPDNLSEINLSEDVPTELQRCSASFNDMIGRLDEGFSAQRQFTGNAAHELRTPLALMQAQIELFASEHPTSQPQTAELLGLLQEQTERMSRMTKVLLEMSELHSVPCEDDIELGPLSEEVLTDLAPLAEHKDIVLNCSGGALIIGSDTLLYRLVFNLVENAIRYSRPGSTVNVSICDNDSHVFLRVEDQGPGIPKQYRESIFQPFFRLDKSRSRAYGGAGLGLALVWEIAALHGGTVEVEASSENGATMLTTLPKRTAA; this comes from the coding sequence ATGAAAAGGCTTTCGCTGCAATGGCGCATAACGATCATGACGGCACTTCTGACGTGCGCGGCGTGCATGCTGACAAACTGCCTGGTCGGCTATACGGGCATGCGCTACATGGACGCAATTGGCAGTGGCATCTCGGCTCTTAGCACAGCCGACGAAGATACGCCCCAGGCGTTTGACCCAACGAACGTGGCCCTCGATGACGAGGTCACGGTCGTCGTGAATAACGCACAAGAGTCTTTTGGCGCGACCGCCTGGTGCATCACAGCTGGAGTCACGCTGCTTGGTGGCGTGCTGGCATACTTTGTGAGCGGTCGTGCGCTCAAGCCGCTACGGGCTTTTGCCGCTCAAGTAGAGCGCGTGCAGCCTGACAACCTAAGCGAAATCAACCTCAGCGAAGATGTGCCCACCGAACTGCAACGATGCAGCGCCTCATTCAACGATATGATCGGTCGGCTCGACGAAGGGTTCTCCGCACAGCGTCAGTTTACCGGCAACGCCGCACACGAGCTGCGCACCCCGCTCGCCCTTATGCAGGCGCAGATTGAACTGTTCGCCTCCGAGCATCCCACATCGCAACCCCAAACAGCCGAGCTGCTCGGCCTGCTGCAAGAACAAACCGAGCGGATGTCGCGAATGACCAAGGTGCTGCTTGAGATGAGTGAGCTCCACAGCGTTCCCTGCGAGGACGATATTGAGCTTGGCCCCCTGTCCGAAGAAGTCCTCACCGACCTTGCTCCGCTTGCCGAGCATAAAGACATCGTCCTCAATTGCAGTGGAGGCGCTCTGATAATCGGAAGCGACACGCTCCTCTATCGGCTGGTGTTTAACCTGGTCGAAAATGCCATCCGTTACAGCCGCCCCGGCTCCACTGTCAACGTCTCCATCTGCGACAACGACAGTCACGTGTTCCTGCGAGTCGAAGATCAGGGCCCGGGAATACCCAAGCAGTACCGTGAGAGCATCTTCCAGCCGTTCTTTCGCCTGGATAAATCCCGCAGCAGGGCATACGGCGGCGCAGGACTCGGGCTAGCGCTTGTTTGGGAGATTGCAGCGCTGCACGGCGGCACGGTTGAGGTCGAAGCAAGTTCCGAGAACGGGGCCACCATGCTCACGACCCTTCCAAAACGGACCGCAGCGTAA
- a CDS encoding 4Fe-4S binding protein, with protein MDKRENTASHILARFRGFIQAVATLITNIHLPNFAKGGIYQGAEKTVCVPGLNCYSCPAAAGACPIGAFQSVVGSSKFSFSYYVTGTLILLGVLLGRFVCGFLCPFGWLQELLHKIPCKKLSTKRLKPLTYIKYGVLLLAVVLLPVLVVNDVGMGDPFFCKYICPQGVLEGAIPLAAVNAGIRSALGQLFTWKLFVLIAVVVLSVLFYRPFCKWICPLGAFYALMNKVSLLGIRVDACKCVSCGTCSKVCQMDVDVVRAPNHAECIRCGKCIGACPVDAISYRYGLDVSEEKLPLTADKK; from the coding sequence TTGGATAAAAGAGAAAACACTGCGTCGCATATTTTGGCCCGATTTCGCGGATTCATTCAGGCGGTAGCAACGCTCATTACGAATATCCATCTGCCAAACTTCGCCAAAGGCGGCATCTACCAAGGCGCGGAAAAAACGGTTTGCGTGCCGGGGCTTAATTGCTATTCGTGCCCTGCGGCTGCGGGCGCATGTCCTATCGGTGCATTTCAGTCGGTGGTGGGCTCGTCCAAGTTCAGCTTTTCCTATTACGTCACGGGCACGCTCATCTTGCTCGGCGTGTTGCTGGGGCGCTTTGTGTGTGGGTTCCTGTGTCCGTTTGGATGGCTGCAGGAGCTGCTCCACAAGATTCCTTGCAAAAAGCTCTCAACGAAAAGGCTCAAACCTCTCACGTATATCAAATACGGCGTGCTGCTGCTTGCCGTGGTATTGCTGCCCGTGCTGGTGGTCAACGATGTGGGGATGGGCGACCCGTTCTTTTGCAAGTACATCTGTCCGCAGGGTGTGCTCGAGGGCGCCATTCCGCTGGCGGCTGTCAATGCTGGAATCCGATCTGCGCTGGGGCAGCTCTTTACCTGGAAACTTTTCGTTCTCATTGCCGTGGTGGTGCTGAGCGTTTTGTTCTATCGCCCCTTCTGCAAATGGATTTGCCCGCTCGGCGCATTCTATGCGCTCATGAATAAGGTGTCCTTACTGGGGATCCGGGTCGATGCATGCAAATGCGTCTCGTGCGGCACGTGTTCAAAGGTTTGCCAGATGGACGTCGATGTGGTCCGCGCACCCAATCATGCCGAATGTATCCGGTGCGGAAAGTGCATCGGGGCCTGTCCCGTCGATGCCATCAGCTATCGCTATGGCCTGGATGTGTCGGAAGAAAAGCTCCCTCTGACCGCCGATAAAAAGTAA
- a CDS encoding CD1871A family CXXC motif-containing protein, with the protein MVQVALLIVGIAMVCFGVMRGEADAVLAKAIRLCLECIGIG; encoded by the coding sequence ATGGTACAGGTCGCTTTGTTGATCGTCGGAATTGCCATGGTGTGCTTTGGCGTTATGCGTGGCGAGGCGGATGCCGTGCTGGCCAAAGCAATTAGGCTGTGCTTGGAGTGTATCGGAATTGGATAA
- a CDS encoding type I restriction enzyme subunit R domain-containing protein yields MRDALNDGKRLIVSTLQKFPVIFEEVESSGKRFAVIVDEAHSSQTGTSALKLKAALADTEQALREYAEIEVEAEGEVEDWEDELAKALSVHGRHENLTFCAFTATPKEQTLEIFGVEHPDGSYRPFHIYSMRQAIEEGFIMDPLAHYVSYSEALEIARTIPDNPDVPSSPTLKLLRRYKELHPYALGQKAEIIVETFCSVTRKKIKGKGKMMVVTASRLAAVRYYHEVKRYMQKKGYDDLEVLVAFSGTIVDPADPGGKEYTEPGMNVGHDGQRVAESQTKAEFHDYGDMLIVAEKYQTGFDEPLLHTLVIDKKLRDVKAVQTICRVNRIHPDKEDTYVLDFVNDPANIQEAFSRFYTETSLTEQINTDLLYKVQREIGEFGLYDQSDIEAAADIAFTEGGKDRANLQGKLAGVLKPAIIQYDLLDEERQYQVRRKVRSFCKWYSYITQIVRMFDKDLHKEYVYLNYLRHFLKAEPIPVEGIDDKVEMRFYKLKKEFEGSITLEEGGGVLEPSSGSGSSSLDKKKDPLQALIDKFNEQWLGEFTEGDRVVITTLWQRMSAMPEIEDTIRRDGRVVFENSVLPKAFDEVARKAYVENTESFTSLFEDSAKYKAMMSAIGELLVSHFVGK; encoded by the coding sequence TTGCGCGATGCTCTAAACGATGGAAAGCGCCTTATCGTATCGACCTTACAAAAGTTCCCTGTAATCTTTGAGGAGGTCGAAAGCAGCGGAAAACGTTTCGCTGTGATTGTTGATGAGGCCCATTCGAGCCAGACTGGTACCAGTGCGCTCAAGCTTAAGGCAGCCCTCGCTGATACCGAGCAGGCCTTGCGGGAGTACGCCGAAATCGAGGTCGAGGCTGAAGGTGAGGTCGAAGACTGGGAGGATGAGCTCGCTAAGGCCTTGTCCGTGCATGGTCGACATGAGAACCTGACATTCTGCGCGTTTACCGCAACGCCAAAGGAGCAGACGCTTGAGATATTCGGAGTGGAACATCCGGACGGATCTTATCGCCCGTTCCACATCTACTCGATGCGCCAGGCGATTGAGGAGGGCTTTATCATGGATCCTCTCGCCCATTACGTCTCCTACAGTGAGGCGCTTGAAATTGCCAGGACGATTCCTGACAATCCAGATGTCCCATCCAGTCCGACACTGAAATTATTGCGCAGATACAAGGAGTTGCATCCTTACGCTTTGGGCCAGAAGGCGGAGATCATCGTTGAGACTTTCTGCTCTGTTACCCGGAAGAAGATAAAGGGCAAGGGCAAGATGATGGTCGTCACAGCATCGCGCCTTGCGGCTGTGCGCTATTACCACGAAGTAAAACGGTATATGCAGAAGAAGGGATATGACGACCTTGAGGTTCTGGTCGCTTTCAGCGGAACGATAGTTGATCCCGCCGATCCGGGTGGTAAGGAATACACGGAGCCAGGAATGAATGTAGGCCATGACGGCCAGAGGGTTGCCGAGAGCCAGACTAAGGCAGAGTTCCATGATTATGGCGACATGCTCATCGTTGCCGAGAAGTACCAGACTGGATTCGACGAGCCGCTGCTTCACACCCTTGTGATAGATAAGAAGCTTCGTGACGTTAAAGCCGTCCAGACGATTTGCCGCGTAAACCGCATCCATCCCGACAAAGAGGACACTTACGTACTTGACTTCGTGAACGATCCTGCAAATATACAGGAAGCCTTCAGCCGTTTCTATACGGAGACCTCTCTTACTGAGCAAATTAATACTGACCTGTTGTACAAGGTTCAGAGGGAGATCGGGGAGTTCGGGCTTTACGACCAATCGGATATCGAGGCCGCTGCAGATATCGCCTTTACCGAGGGCGGCAAAGACCGCGCGAACCTGCAAGGGAAACTTGCCGGTGTTTTGAAGCCCGCTATTATCCAGTACGATTTGCTGGATGAGGAGCGCCAATATCAGGTCCGAAGGAAGGTGCGCAGTTTCTGCAAGTGGTATTCGTACATCACCCAGATTGTTCGCATGTTTGACAAGGATCTCCACAAGGAGTATGTCTACCTGAACTACCTGAGGCACTTTCTGAAGGCCGAACCAATCCCTGTTGAGGGCATCGACGATAAAGTTGAGATGCGCTTTTACAAGCTCAAGAAGGAATTTGAGGGCAGTATCACCTTAGAGGAGGGTGGCGGCGTGCTCGAGCCCTCTTCGGGGTCTGGTAGCAGTAGCCTAGACAAGAAGAAAGATCCCCTGCAGGCCCTCATTGATAAATTCAATGAACAGTGGCTTGGCGAGTTTACCGAGGGCGACCGTGTGGTCATCACGACTCTCTGGCAGAGGATGTCCGCAATGCCTGAAATTGAAGACACCATCCGCCGTGATGGCCGTGTTGTCTTTGAGAACAGCGTCCTACCGAAGGCTTTTGATGAAGTTGCAAGAAAAGCTTACGTGGAGAACACAGAATCGTTCACCTCGCTTTTTGAGGACAGCGCAAAGTACAAGGCAATGATGTCTGCCATCGGCGAACTGCTAGTAAGCCATTTCGTTGGTAAGTAA
- a CDS encoding TlpA family protein disulfide reductase — MKLSKIAALFMVPVLALCLVACSAPGGNASESTGSDPKIAELIAQEPANADEAAELYAKLMQKQNDILSSDNALWEKVFLAANKDTPMIEDGSNYGDFLLKTIDGAKDEFAADELKTLKAGAQQIKEIEDKLESLEKEFPGCGSTPSAGESVDASAAGMTAGADASSEATKFPSFTGKDLDGNDVSSDELFSKNKVTVMNFWFTTCKPCVGELGDLENLNKELAEKGGQVVGVNSFTLDGNKDEIADAKDVLSKKGVTYKNIWFKSDSEAGKFTSNLFSFPTTYVIDQNGNIVGEPIMGAISSAEQRAALDKLIDQAIAKSEQ; from the coding sequence ATGAAACTATCTAAGATTGCGGCCCTGTTTATGGTGCCGGTGCTGGCCCTGTGTCTTGTGGCGTGTTCGGCGCCCGGTGGCAACGCGAGCGAATCTACGGGCTCCGATCCTAAGATCGCGGAGCTCATTGCGCAAGAGCCGGCCAACGCCGACGAGGCCGCCGAGCTCTATGCGAAGCTCATGCAGAAGCAGAACGATATCCTCTCGAGCGATAATGCGCTGTGGGAAAAGGTGTTTCTTGCCGCCAATAAAGATACGCCGATGATCGAGGACGGCAGCAATTATGGCGATTTCCTGCTCAAGACCATCGACGGCGCCAAGGATGAGTTTGCAGCGGATGAGTTGAAGACGCTCAAGGCCGGTGCGCAGCAGATCAAGGAGATCGAGGACAAGCTCGAGAGCCTGGAAAAGGAGTTTCCTGGCTGTGGAAGCACGCCGAGCGCAGGCGAGAGCGTCGACGCTTCGGCCGCTGGCATGACGGCTGGCGCCGATGCTTCGAGCGAGGCGACGAAGTTCCCCAGCTTTACGGGCAAGGACTTGGACGGCAACGACGTGAGCAGCGACGAGCTGTTCTCTAAGAACAAGGTCACCGTCATGAACTTTTGGTTTACCACTTGCAAGCCGTGCGTGGGCGAGCTGGGCGATCTTGAGAACCTGAACAAGGAGCTTGCCGAGAAGGGTGGCCAGGTCGTGGGTGTCAATTCCTTTACGCTCGATGGCAACAAGGACGAGATTGCAGATGCCAAGGACGTGCTGAGCAAGAAGGGCGTGACATATAAGAACATCTGGTTCAAGTCGGATAGCGAGGCCGGCAAGTTTACGTCAAATCTGTTCTCGTTCCCGACAACCTACGTTATCGACCAGAACGGCAACATCGTAGGGGAGCCCATCATGGGCGCCATCAGCTCCGCCGAGCAGCGCGCGGCGCTTGACAAGCTTATCGACCAGGCGATTGCGAAGAGCGAACAGTAA
- a CDS encoding nucleotidyl transferase AbiEii/AbiGii toxin family protein gives MYLFEHLLVRLGKSGYAEAFVLKGGLLISSMTGVAQRTTMDMDTTVIGMDMDEGTVSEAVAAICAVDVADGMEYSFERIEPIREGDEYANWRAHLRARYGKIDAPVKIDITTEDEIVPGRIEYRYPLMFEEGSVRVLSYPLETVLAEKLETVVSRGIANTRGRDYYDIHTLLRLKAGEINRDSLHEAVVATASRRGSLGTMGDYEAVLGEVRRSDMMRGIWSSYVSASPYAEGHKTRGRRSRTRSNTSSSTTAGRGCAHRSAITPRAT, from the coding sequence ATGTACCTGTTCGAGCATCTTTTGGTGCGGCTCGGAAAGAGCGGCTACGCCGAGGCGTTCGTTCTGAAGGGCGGCCTCCTCATCTCCTCGATGACCGGCGTCGCCCAGAGGACCACCATGGACATGGACACGACGGTGATAGGCATGGATATGGACGAAGGCACGGTGAGCGAGGCCGTCGCCGCCATCTGCGCCGTGGACGTCGCCGACGGCATGGAATACTCCTTCGAGCGGATCGAGCCCATCCGCGAGGGCGACGAGTACGCGAACTGGCGCGCGCACCTGCGCGCGAGGTACGGCAAGATAGACGCTCCCGTGAAGATCGACATCACGACCGAAGACGAGATAGTGCCCGGGCGCATCGAGTACCGCTACCCGCTGATGTTCGAGGAGGGCTCGGTCAGGGTGCTCTCGTACCCGCTCGAAACCGTGCTGGCCGAAAAGCTCGAGACTGTCGTTTCCCGGGGAATCGCCAACACGCGTGGCCGCGACTACTACGACATCCACACTTTGCTCCGTTTGAAGGCGGGCGAAATAAATCGGGATTCCCTGCACGAAGCCGTTGTCGCCACCGCCTCCAGGCGCGGTTCACTCGGCACGATGGGCGACTACGAGGCCGTGCTCGGCGAGGTCAGAAGATCCGATATGATGCGGGGCATCTGGTCCTCTTACGTCTCGGCATCACCCTATGCGGAAGGCCACAAGACGAGGGGGAGGCGAAGCAGGACGCGTTCAAATACATCGAGCTCTACTACAGCAGGCAGAGGATGCGCTCATCGATCGGCTATAACGCCCCGTGCGACCTAG
- a CDS encoding response regulator transcription factor, with the protein MRILIVEDERALCDAIARSLRNLAYSVDCCHDGQEALDLLGVEVFDLVVLDLNLPRIDGMTVLKALRKTDRETKVLILSARGKVFDKVTGLDAGANDYLTKPFHLDELAARIRSLTLRRFAQDNIVLTCGKLSFDTKARIASVGGEALSLTRKETGILEYLMLNQGRPVSQEELIEHVWDSSVNSFSNATRVHISSLRKKLRSALGYDPIRNRIGEGYVMEDSE; encoded by the coding sequence ATGCGTATTTTAATCGTCGAGGACGAGCGAGCTCTATGTGACGCAATCGCGCGCAGCTTGCGAAACTTGGCATACAGCGTCGACTGCTGCCATGATGGGCAGGAGGCGCTCGACCTACTAGGCGTTGAAGTCTTTGACCTCGTGGTACTCGACCTCAACCTTCCCCGTATCGACGGCATGACCGTGCTCAAGGCACTTCGGAAAACCGACCGCGAGACCAAAGTGCTGATTCTGTCCGCACGTGGCAAAGTATTCGATAAAGTCACCGGACTCGATGCCGGCGCCAACGATTACCTCACCAAGCCGTTTCATCTGGACGAGCTCGCGGCGAGAATTCGCAGCCTCACGCTCAGGCGCTTCGCACAAGACAACATAGTTTTAACCTGCGGAAAGCTCAGCTTTGACACCAAGGCGCGCATCGCTTCCGTAGGCGGCGAAGCGCTGTCTCTCACGCGCAAAGAAACGGGAATCTTGGAATACCTGATGCTTAACCAGGGGCGCCCGGTAAGCCAAGAGGAGCTTATCGAGCACGTTTGGGATAGCAGTGTGAACAGCTTTAGCAACGCAACCCGTGTTCATATCTCGTCGCTCAGGAAAAAGCTGCGCAGCGCTTTGGGATACGACCCGATTCGCAATCGGATTGGAGAGGGCTACGTCATGGAGGATAGCGAATGA
- a CDS encoding tetratricopeptide repeat protein: protein MNDLGALYYMGDLVEQDYAKAAELYEMAADAGCFQSIINLGYIYEYGRTGKPDHTKAYQWYSLAAALAPSSEAVYKLGDMFGRGRAVPQDKSKAYRLYERSLELVRDDVEFVQPAIRIAAMLIDPDAPSCGIDRNPLRADALSAHRDWPAHRHRQRHDVLHQAPPRGDRRPREGPQARRNGRFCD, encoded by the coding sequence ATGAACGATTTAGGTGCCCTCTACTATATGGGAGACCTTGTTGAACAGGACTACGCCAAAGCCGCGGAACTCTACGAAATGGCAGCTGACGCAGGTTGTTTCCAGAGCATCATCAACCTCGGTTATATCTACGAGTACGGAAGGACCGGCAAGCCCGACCACACCAAGGCCTATCAGTGGTATTCGCTCGCCGCAGCGCTTGCGCCCTCCAGCGAAGCGGTATACAAACTCGGCGACATGTTCGGCCGCGGTCGCGCTGTGCCGCAAGACAAGTCAAAAGCATACCGTCTGTACGAACGCAGTCTTGAGCTTGTCCGCGACGATGTTGAGTTTGTCCAGCCCGCCATTCGCATAGCCGCTATGCTCATTGACCCCGATGCCCCCTCCTGCGGCATCGACCGTAATCCCCTACGCGCTGACGCTCTATCAGCGCACCGAGATTGGCCTGCGCATCGACATCGCCAACGGCATGACGTATTACACCAAGCGCCTCCGCGAGGCGATCGAAGGCCAAGAGAAGGCCCGCAAGCTCGTCGAAATGGACGATTTTGTGATTGA